In the Phaeobacter piscinae genome, CAATGCGACGGGCGGCGGTCTGCGGCGGCTCCTTGCTGCGAACCCGTTCCGGCAGATCCGGGTTGGCCGGGATCTGCCCATAGGTCTCCTCGGCAAGGCGACGCACCTCCTCCGGATCAACGTCACCGGAGACAACCAAAATCGCATTGTTCGGCGCGTAATAGGTTCCGTAGAACGAGAGCGCATCCGCCATGTCCAGCTCTTCCATCTCATGACGCCAGCCAATAATGGGCTGGCCATACCGATGGTTGAGATATTGCGCGGCGTTCAACTGCTCACGAAACAGCGCCCGCGGCTCGCTGTCCGTGCGCTGGTTACGCTCTTCCAGAATGACCTCCCGCTCGGTCTCGATATCCTGCTCGGTGAGGCGGATGTTGACCATCCGGTCGCTTTCCATCTGCATCATCAGCCCCAGGCGGTCCGCCGCGACACGCTGGAAATACGCCGTGTAGTCATAGCTGGTGAAGGCGTTGTCCCGGCCGCCGTTTGCAGCAACGGTGGCCGAAAGTTCCCCTGCCTCCAACTTATCAGTGGCCTTGAACAGCAAATGTTCCAGAAAATGTGCAACACCGGACTGGCCGACAGGTTCATCGGCGGAGCCTGCACGGTACCAGACCATATGCTGCACGACAGGCGCGCGGTGGTCTTCGATCACCACGACCTGCATCCCGTTATCAAGGACAAAGCTGGTGACCATATCACTCGCTTCGGATTGAGCGGCAGTGTCTTGCGCCTGTGCGCCCTGAACCAGGCCTGACGCCGTCAAACCAGCGCTGTCCAGAGCAGCAAGGGCCGCGACAAAGGCGGTGGCCCGGGTGATCCGCCGGATCACAGGCTTCATAGGGGGGATCATTCGGTGATCTCCTTTTTGCGGTGCGCCACCGGCACCACAAGCACCGGTCGCGTCAAAATAGACTCATGCAGCCGGTCAGATCCCGCAGCCTGCCCTGACGGGCGATGCAGCGCGACCCGGTCCGTGTGGCCTGCGGTGCAACAGAAACAAGTCCGATCCAGCAACATATCAATGGCAATCAGCCCGAAAACCGAGCCAACATCGCTAACGTCAAACTACGCTCTAGAGGGGCATGTGCAAGGGAAATGGCGTTTTTGTGATCGCCCGGCGCCGCTGGTACGGCCTGTTCGGCGTTACTCTGCCGGTGGGGCTGACGGTGTCTCAAAACCCGCACGGCGGAAAACTTCGCTGACCTGATCCGGCGCGATGGCCTCGCGCTTGTACGCCTCTTGATAGCGATCGACCGGGAACAGTTTGAACCGCGCGGTGCGGTTTTCACGCTTGCGTTTCTTCGCATCGCGCACCGCGAGATCCGCGCGGACGTCGGGGTCGACGCCATAGCGGCTCACGGCGGTGACCAATGCGCCGTCGCTGGCGGGAATGCCCTCACCGGGCACCAGCGCAGCCGGGTTGCCGCCAAGCACGGCGACGGCTTCACCCTTGGGGTTGCGGTCGGTGAGATTGGCCGCGCCGGGTGTGGGCTGCGGCAGCGTCTGATAGCTGGTCGGCTCGGCCAGTGGCTTGGCGGGCAGGACCATGAATTCATCCGGGCCGGTTCCGGCCGGGCGCAGATCGCGCAACCCTTTTTGCCCGCAAGCAGATACGGCCAGCGCGCCCATCAGAACAATCACACCAAAAGGGATCCGCATGACCCGTTACTCCTGCCTGTTTGAGCCGCTTTTATCGCATTTCCCCAGCGAGGTCACGCAGGGTTTTTCTGCCGCCCATCAAATAGGATCAAGCCGGCCGCACCCGCAAAGATGAAGATGTCCGCCACGTTGAAGACAAAGGGATTGTTGATACCGCAGCAGGACATATTGAGAAAGTCCAGCACATACCCGTAAAGCAGTCTGTCCACCACATTGCCAAGCGCGCCGCCGATCACCAAACCGGCTGATAGCTGCATCATGCGCGCATTGGCAGGCAGCCGCGCGATCCAGACCACCAGCACCACGCAGATCACAAGTGACAGAGCAATAAGAACCCATCGCGTA is a window encoding:
- a CDS encoding M16 family metallopeptidase; the protein is MIPPMKPVIRRITRATAFVAALAALDSAGLTASGLVQGAQAQDTAAQSEASDMVTSFVLDNGMQVVVIEDHRAPVVQHMVWYRAGSADEPVGQSGVAHFLEHLLFKATDKLEAGELSATVAANGGRDNAFTSYDYTAYFQRVAADRLGLMMQMESDRMVNIRLTEQDIETEREVILEERNQRTDSEPRALFREQLNAAQYLNHRYGQPIIGWRHEMEELDMADALSFYGTYYAPNNAILVVSGDVDPEEVRRLAEETYGQIPANPDLPERVRSKEPPQTAARRIVFKDPRVAQPFVQRSYLAPERDKGAQERAAALYLLAELLGGGSTSYLTNALQFDQQVAVYTGVFYSDVSLDDTTFDFLVVPGADVSLEEAEAALDATFTRFLEDGVDEAQLERIKLQLRAAEIYARDNVDGIANRYGRALASGLTVEDVQAWPRILQSITADEIIAVAREVLRPEVSVTGWMMRDEEVSQ
- a CDS encoding DUF3035 domain-containing protein, giving the protein MRIPFGVIVLMGALAVSACGQKGLRDLRPAGTGPDEFMVLPAKPLAEPTSYQTLPQPTPGAANLTDRNPKGEAVAVLGGNPAALVPGEGIPASDGALVTAVSRYGVDPDVRADLAVRDAKKRKRENRTARFKLFPVDRYQEAYKREAIAPDQVSEVFRRAGFETPSAPPAE
- the lspA gene encoding signal peptidase II encodes the protein MRAKVMIWAAILALLADQISKYLVVRVMDVANRGGIDVLPPLLRFRYGENTGINFGLFGGGTDTTRWVLIALSLVICVVLVVWIARLPANARMMQLSAGLVIGGALGNVVDRLLYGYVLDFLNMSCCGINNPFVFNVADIFIFAGAAGLILFDGRQKNPA